In the genome of Bradyrhizobium sp. CB3481, the window CGATGGCCGGCGCCTCACGGTTCAGATCCTGCATAGCCATGGCGGGCCTTTCCTGCTGCTAAGCGAGCGCAAGCTGCGTATTTCGCCCGCGGACATTGCCTCGCTCGGGCTCAGTCCGCGCGAGACCGAGGTCCTGGCCTGGCTGGCGCACGGCAAGAGCAATGCGGAGATCGCCGGTATTCTCGGCCTGGCACCCGCCACCATCAAGCACTGCCTCGAGCGCATCTATGGCAAGCTCGACGTCGGCACGCGGGCGGCCGCTACCGCATTGGCAGTGGCTGCTGCCGGATCGCGGGGGCAACGAAGGGCCTGACCGCTGCCGATGCGTCAGGCGAGCAAGCCGAGCCCGGCGACCAGAAGAATGATGAGAATCACGCGCCGAAAAGCCAGCTCGTTCACCCGTCCGAACATGACGATGCCGGCGGCTGTTCCCGCCAATAGCGGCGGCAGGCTGATCATGAAGTCGGTCACCATGTCCGCCGGGATGACGCCGCGGAACATCATGAACAGCAGCGCCGACAACTGCATCATCGCGATGAACGGCTGAACCAGGCCTCGCTGCTGGTTCTTCGGCAATCCGCGCAGGTCGCACCAGATCGTGGGCAGTGCGCCGGGCATCGCCGTCAAACCTCCGATGAAGCCGCCGGCAAACCCGACCATCGCGTCCCGGCGCCGGCTCTGCGCCTGCTGCAGCAGCGCGACGGCCGGACGGAAGAGCATGTAAGCGGCATAGGCTGCCAGGAAGATGCCGAAGCCAATTCGGAAGATGCCGGTTTCCACGCGCTGCAGCAGGTAGAGCGCTGGTGGAATGCCCAACACTCCGCCAACGACGAAGGCAAAGCTGTCTTGCCATATCATGCGATTGCGCAGAATGCCGAGACTGACCCCCTGAACCACGATGCTGCATGCCATCATCAGGGGCACTGCCTCGGTGGGCGTCCGCACATGGAGAACGAAGACGCCCGCTACGGCCGAGAAGGCAAAGCCGGCGAGGCCAGAGACGAAGGCGCCGACGAAGACACCGAAGCAAAGCAGACCATAGGAGATCAGGTCAACCATGGTCTCAACTCCTCATCGTGCAGAGCGACGGCGCATGCATCAGCTGCCGATCGCATCCGAAGCGAGGCGAACCTAGCGCCCGCGTTCACCGAGCAAATCAGGCAGTTGGGGGAGATTGAAAAGAAAATCGCCGGGCCGATCTTCAATAGATCGCTGCAGCAAATGTCGTTCGATTACATGACGCGTGCGCGGCACGTCCTCGCTATACGGCGTGACGGATTGCGCCGGTGAAAACGCGAGCGTCTAGCGCGGCACGCTTCGATCGCGGCATGACGAACCTCCAGGCGATTGGGCTTGATTCCAAAAGACGCGAGTCGACGATGTCTTCGAATTCGATTGTCATGCGCTCCCATCCACCGAAGCGCCTGCGCTGCAAGCTCCTTGCGCGCTACCTGGTCAGCAAACTGTTCGACGGGGCTGGACGCAGATTGGCCGGCCGCGTCCCGCCTCGATCGCGCCGGCCGGTCTTTTCCGCCGGTCCGTCGTTGGTGGCGATGACTGCGGGGTTTTTGGCGGTTGGTTCGATCATGGTGTGGAGGATGGCGTTAGGGGAAACGCTTTATATCAAGCGCATCGACGCGGCCGATGCGCCGGTGCTCGATGGCGATGCGCCGGATCCAGCCTGGCGATCCGCCAAGCCGGTCACCGTGCTCACGGGGTTCGGCGGGAATCTCGGCGGCAAGGGCAATTCGGCGGTCGAGATTCGGGCGGTGCATGACGGCAAATGGGTCTACTTCCGTTTCACCTGGGAAGACCCCACCCGTTCGCTCAAACATCTGCCGCTCGTCAAGCGCGAGGACGGTTGGCACGTCCTGCATGACCGATACGATCGCGCCGACGAACGCGCGTTCTTTGAAGACAAATTCGCCGTGCTGATCACGAACGAGCCGATCGTCATTCCGGGTGATCATACATACCGTGGCGGGCCGACGCCGGTCGCCGACAGGCCGAGCACGTTGTCGCAGCGCGGACTGCACCTCGCATCAGTGTCGGGCCAGGCCATGGAAGTCTGGCAATGGAAGGCATCGAGCGGTGGATTGCTGGGATGGATCGACAGGCATCATTTCGATCTGCCCGTTGATCCCACGCGCGCGCAGGCGGCAGGCGAGTTCCCATATCGCGGCGGCTATATTCAGGATGCGCGGGCGATGTCGCTATACGCGGATAATTGCGAGGCGCAGCCGCTCGGCGGATATGAACGTCCGGTTCAGCCGAGGCGGCTGCCGAGGGACTGGAATGCAACCCATGCCGCACTCGGCAAGGTCGATCTGGAGCCCGATCAGGGCGACACCGAAGGCTCCCGCTGGTGGATGACGATGCCGGAGTCCGAGCCGTACTCGGCCGATCTCGACGTGCGGATTCCGGTCGGCACGGTCATTCCGGGATCATTGATCCTCGCCGATGATCTGGCACAGCGCGCGCTGGTAAGGGGTGCGGCGCGCTGGGGCGTCGGCAAGTGGACCCTCGAGGTGGCACGGCGGCTCGATGCCGCGTACCCGGATGTCCCGATCGGCAGCAATACGCGCATGTGGGTCGCGGTGTTCGATCATGCGCAAACCTATCATACGCGTCATATCCGCCCGGTCCGTTTGGAGTTGCAGCGATAGTTCGGATGTCGGGCGGCGCCTCGCCGTGACGCGCGGCAGAGCCACACGCATTCGTGAACGGCTTCCCGTCATCGCGTCCGCTGAACGCCGGACGCACGCACTCACGAGGTCATGTCAATGTCGAGCGACGCCACGCGCAGCATGGAGAAGCGATGTCGCTGCGAACACGATTGTTGCTGACCGTCATTCTGCTCGTCTTTCTCGGCGCTCACGCTTACGTGGCATTCATCGTGCTGCCGCCTGCGCACAGCGATTGGCAGAACTCGCCTCCAACGCAGATGGGAACCCAGGATTGACGCATGAATGATTTTTGCCGCCTCGCATGTGATCGCACCGCCGGCGCGGGCTGATCACCGATCAATCTCCGTATCCTTGCTCCGTATCCTTGGGCGTGTCCGCGCGCACAAGGATGGCGGTCCCGGCGCATCCCGATGGCAGGCCACCGCCATCGCCTGCTGCGTCTTGACTGCCAGGAGATGGGCGGCCGGTGCGTGTTGGCCGTGGGCGCGTAGGCAACACCCCAGCCCCGCTTGCCGGACCACGTCGAGCATGTGTCGGCCGCCCACACATTGATTTCATAGGTTGAGGAATTGGGGAGGCTGCGTCCCGCCGGGCAAGCCTGCGACGACAAAGAAAAAGGTTATTCGGCAACCGCTCCTTACGGAAATTTGCTTCCCTTCTATGATCTGAAAAAGCAAATCGCTTCCATTGCACCAGCCGCCCGAACGGACAACATTTGCCGTTGACATCAACGGACTGGCTGCAAAATGGAACGCTTGCGATATGAGCCGTTTGGCGAGCGCCTGGCGCCCGAAAGGGAGGCAGGATCGGCTTCGCGCGCGTCCAAATATCTGTTGTGGGCCGGTACCGGTTTGTTCTGGTCGCTGGTTGTCGGCATCGTGCTCGCCCGCGCAGTGTTCTTCGAGCCGGGAGTCTTCGACAGCTTCAACCGCTTCGCCGCCTACGCCAAGGCCCTGGCTTTCTAGGCTACCTCGGCGATCGGCTTGTCCTGCCAGATGATCCGCTCGAAGGCGGTCGCAGCCGGAATTTCTATGCGCCCAGGCACCTTCAGCTGCCACAGCGTACGCTCGATCTGCAGGTCGCGCATCTGCACCACTTTGAGTTTCCCAAGCGTCACCTGATCGGAAATCGTGGCGCCGGAGACGATGGCGACGCCGAGCCCGGCGGCTACCGCCTGCTTGATCGCCTCGGTGCTGCCGATTTCCAATGTGCGCTTCGGCTCAATCCCCGCAGCAGCCAGCGCCTGTGCCACCACCTCGCGCGTGCCGGAGCCGGGCTCCCGCACGATCAGGGTTTCGTCGCGGAGCGCGGCGGCCTCGATCCCGCGGCCTGTGCCGGCGAAGCGGTGCCGCGCATCGGTGATCAGGCTCATCACATCGGTGCGCCACGCATGGCTTTCGAGTTCGGCATCCTCGACCGGACCTTCGACCAGCGCGATGTCGATATCGTGCGCCAGCATGAGATCGGCGACATCCCGGGTGTTGGCGCTGACGAGATTGAGGTCAATGCCGGGGTGCTTGCGGTGAAAGGCGCCGAGATAGTCCGCTATCATGTAGGTCGCGATCGTGGTGGAGGCGCCGATGCGCAGCGAACCGCTATCGAGGTTGCGCAGCGACAATAACTCATCCTCGGCCGCGCGTTCGGCCGCAAACAGCGCCTCTGCGTGCCGCACCAGCGCTTTTCCCTCGCGCGTCGGCCGCACGCCCTTCGGCGTCCGGTCGAGCAGGCGACAGCCCACCTGAAGCTCGAAGTCCCGAACGCCCTTCGAGATCGCCGGCTGGCTGATGTGAAGCACATCGGCTGCGCGCGAGAAGCTTCCGGTCTTCACCACCGTGGTGAACAGGCGGAGCAGGTGCAGGTTCAAGGACATAACTTCTCTCTATTGGGTCAGACAGAAAATATATTACCCAATTATCGCATTATTACGCATAGATTTTTCTTCCTGAGGAGCAATTCGTGCCGCAAGACGAGGAATCTTCCGCCTGCCGAAATGGACCGGCGACCAGCGTGACCCGTCTTGCAGCGCTCATTCCGGGCGTCGTTCTCTGCATCGCCGTCGCCGGTGTTTCGGCCGCGCTGGAAGCCGCCGAGCGGCGCTGGTTCGCTCACCCCTATGTGGAGGCGCTGGTCCTGGCGATCTTGCTCGGCATGGCCTTGCGCAGCTTCTGGAAGCCGCCCGAGCGCTGGCAGGTCGGCATTGCTTTCAGCGCCAAGCAGCTGCTGGAGGTGGCCGTGATGCTGCTCGGCGCCTCCGTCAGCTTTGCCGCGATCGCGGCGTCCGGTGTGGCCTTGCTCGGCGCGATTGCCGCGGTCGTCGTTGCGACCTTAGGCCTCAGTTTCGGTCTCAGCCGCATGCTTGGCCTGCCGACGCGGCTGTCGATCCTGATCGCCTGCGGCAATTCCATCTGCGGCAATTCGGCCATTGCCGCGGTTGCACCGGTGATCGGCGCCGATGCCGACGAGATCGCGTCGTCGATCTCATTTACTGCGATACTCGGCGTGATGATGGTGCTGGGGCTCCCGCTTCTGATTCCGCTCCTGCAACTGTCGGCGACGCAATACGGCATTCTGGCCGGCCTCACGGTCTATGCCGTCCCGCAGGTGCTGGCCGCGACCCTGCCTGCGGGGCTCGTGAGCACGCAGATCGGCACGCTGGTCAAGCTCATGCGGGTCCTGATGCTGGGGCCGATCGTGGTCGGACTTTCGCTGCTCGCACCGCGTTTGCAAGGCGGCGCGCGCAGCAGCAAGGGGATAGGCTTCTTCCGGCTGGTGCCCTGGTTCATCCTCGGCTTTCTGGCGCTAGCGGCCCTGCGTTCGATCGACATCGTGCCGGTGGCGGTGATCGGCCCGCTGACCGCCATCACCGGCTTCCTGACGGTTGTCTCGATGGCGGCGCTCGGCCTCGGCGTTGACGTTCGGGTTCTCGCTACCGTCGGAGGCAGGGTAACGGCAGCCGTGACGCTATCGCTGCTGCTGCTGCTCGCGATCAGCCTCGGCCTGATTCACATGTTCAACTAAAGCGGTCCTGAAGGTGTCCTTCGATTCGATCAATCCAGCTTGAAGCCGATGCGCCTTGCATAGGCGCCGAAGTCCGCGCGTTCGGGGCGGGCATACTGCCGGGCCTTGTCCTCCGACCAGCCATAATTGTCGGCCAGACCAAACTCCCTGACATAGCGTTGCGACGCGTAAGGCTGGGCTGCTGCGCGGCGCCGGTCATAGGTCTCGATGGCAGCATCGATACCATCTTCCAGGAACGTGTCGCGATGGACGGTTACGGATAGCGGAAGCCGCATGCTGAGCGGCGGCGTTTCCGCAGGATATCCGACCGCGAGGCCGGCCACCGGGAAAACATGATCGGGCAATTTCAGCAGGCGCGACAGCGTCTCCGAATGATTGCGGATTGCGCTGACCGGACAGACGCCGAGCCCCTCGGCCTCGGCGGCAATGACGAACGCGGACAGCGCGATCCCCGCATCGACGGCGGCATTAAAGAAGGCGTCGAGATGATCGTTGGCGAACGGCCTGTCGCGCAACGCGTGGATTCGGCGCTGCCGCCGGTT includes:
- a CDS encoding sulfite exporter TauE/SafE family protein codes for the protein MVDLISYGLLCFGVFVGAFVSGLAGFAFSAVAGVFVLHVRTPTEAVPLMMACSIVVQGVSLGILRNRMIWQDSFAFVVGGVLGIPPALYLLQRVETGIFRIGFGIFLAAYAAYMLFRPAVALLQQAQSRRRDAMVGFAGGFIGGLTAMPGALPTIWCDLRGLPKNQQRGLVQPFIAMMQLSALLFMMFRGVIPADMVTDFMISLPPLLAGTAAGIVMFGRVNELAFRRVILIILLVAGLGLLA
- a CDS encoding ethylbenzene dehydrogenase-related protein, giving the protein MALGETLYIKRIDAADAPVLDGDAPDPAWRSAKPVTVLTGFGGNLGGKGNSAVEIRAVHDGKWVYFRFTWEDPTRSLKHLPLVKREDGWHVLHDRYDRADERAFFEDKFAVLITNEPIVIPGDHTYRGGPTPVADRPSTLSQRGLHLASVSGQAMEVWQWKASSGGLLGWIDRHHFDLPVDPTRAQAAGEFPYRGGYIQDARAMSLYADNCEAQPLGGYERPVQPRRLPRDWNATHAALGKVDLEPDQGDTEGSRWWMTMPESEPYSADLDVRIPVGTVIPGSLILADDLAQRALVRGAARWGVGKWTLEVARRLDAAYPDVPIGSNTRMWVAVFDHAQTYHTRHIRPVRLELQR
- a CDS encoding LysR family transcriptional regulator, translating into MSLNLHLLRLFTTVVKTGSFSRAADVLHISQPAISKGVRDFELQVGCRLLDRTPKGVRPTREGKALVRHAEALFAAERAAEDELLSLRNLDSGSLRIGASTTIATYMIADYLGAFHRKHPGIDLNLVSANTRDVADLMLAHDIDIALVEGPVEDAELESHAWRTDVMSLITDARHRFAGTGRGIEAAALRDETLIVREPGSGTREVVAQALAAAGIEPKRTLEIGSTEAIKQAVAAGLGVAIVSGATISDQVTLGKLKVVQMRDLQIERTLWQLKVPGRIEIPAATAFERIIWQDKPIAEVA
- a CDS encoding putative sulfate exporter family transporter, translating into MPQDEESSACRNGPATSVTRLAALIPGVVLCIAVAGVSAALEAAERRWFAHPYVEALVLAILLGMALRSFWKPPERWQVGIAFSAKQLLEVAVMLLGASVSFAAIAASGVALLGAIAAVVVATLGLSFGLSRMLGLPTRLSILIACGNSICGNSAIAAVAPVIGADADEIASSISFTAILGVMMVLGLPLLIPLLQLSATQYGILAGLTVYAVPQVLAATLPAGLVSTQIGTLVKLMRVLMLGPIVVGLSLLAPRLQGGARSSKGIGFFRLVPWFILGFLALAALRSIDIVPVAVIGPLTAITGFLTVVSMAALGLGVDVRVLATVGGRVTAAVTLSLLLLLAISLGLIHMFN
- a CDS encoding nitroreductase family protein, yielding MSSSRTPLSDRFGPDAAEIEFGADAPPVHRQLAARGSVRKFRSDTVPYSTLRRLCALALCAPTKSDLQQRDIIIIDAPSLKSEIAALLTGGPLGQKWLADVPNLLIFCGNNRRQRRIHALRDRPFANDHLDAFFNAAVDAGIALSAFVIAAEAEGLGVCPVSAIRNHSETLSRLLKLPDHVFPVAGLAVGYPAETPPLSMRLPLSVTVHRDTFLEDGIDAAIETYDRRRAAAQPYASQRYVREFGLADNYGWSEDKARQYARPERADFGAYARRIGFKLD